One window of the Benincasa hispida cultivar B227 chromosome 3, ASM972705v1, whole genome shotgun sequence genome contains the following:
- the LOC120074603 gene encoding probable glutathione S-transferase, with product MTATTVRRISQRFPTGPPLTQGLTAAFSHRHEKLKLRVDLWLDIDTTFSSFSYLNQRTNHQSTHPLPIETGAHLILEMAEQVQVFGFWESAFSRRVEVALKLKGIKYQYFEEDLPDNKSDLLLKYNPIHKKVPVLVHHGKPIAESLVILEYIDEIWKNNPILPQHPHQRALARFWAKFIDDKVVVAVVKAAGSKEEEERKKAIEEAGEGLEALEKELKSKKFFGGEEIGFVDIVGTVVAGWLPAIEECFGFELLTTNNFPNLIKWREELVNHAIVKQFLPPNDEIVAFIQANWKLSN from the exons ATGACAGCCACGACGGTTCGACGCATTTCCCAGCGGTTTCCAACCGGTCCACCGCTTACGCAGGGGCTTACGGCAGCCTTTAGCCACCGCCACGAGAAATTGAAACTAAGGGTTGACCTTTGGCTTGACATTGATACAACTTTCTCCTccttttcatatttaaatcaaagGACCAACCACCAGTCCACCCACCCACTTCCCATAGAAACAGGGGCTCACTTAATCTTAGAAATGGCAgaacaagttcaagtatttGGTTTCTGGGAAAGTGCGTTTAGTCGCAGAGTGGAGGTAGCTCTCAAACTCAAAGGCATCAAATACCAATACTTTGAGGAAGATTTGCCTGACAACAAGAGCGATTTGCTGCTGAAATACAACCCAATTCACAAGAAGGTCCCTGTTCTTGTCCACCATGGAAAACCCATTGCAGAGTCTCTTGTAATCCTCGAATACATTGATGAAATCTGGAAAAACAACCCCATCTTGCCCCAGCATCCCCACCAAAGAGCTCTTGCCAGGTTCTGGGCTAAGTTTATTGATGACAAG gTTGTGGTTGCAGTGGTGAAGGCTGCTGgaagcaaagaagaagaagagagaaagaaggCTATAGAGGAAGCAGGGGAGGGATTGGAAGCACTTGAGAAAGAGCTTAAAAGCAAGAAATTCTTTGGAGGAGAGGAAATTGGGTTTGTGGACATTGTTGGGACTGTGGTAGCTGGTTGGCTTCCTGCCATTGAAGAGTGTTTTGGGTTTGAGCTGCTTACAACTAATAACTTCCCTAACTTAATCAAATGGAGAGAAGAGCTTGTTAACCATGCCATTGTCAAGCAGTTTCTGCCTCCAAATGATGAGATTGTTGCCTTTATCCAAGCTAATTGGAAACTTTCAAACTAA